One genomic region from Candidatus Nomurabacteria bacterium encodes:
- the recF gene encoding DNA replication and repair protein RecF (All proteins in this family for which functions are known are DNA-binding proteins that assist the filamentation of RecA onto DNA for the initiation of recombination or recombinational repair.), with translation MVLTSVRLQNYRSYLDSSFEFNPSVNIIVGPNASGKTNLIDALYLLSTGTPTKNSKEHIVNNSQEWARVDLLTDDNSQRTARLKRDENIIFDIDGKRFKRLAVDRKIPVVLFEPNHLYQITTSPEQRRLFIDEILTKTDKQFSSIRNKYTQTLRQRNSLLKQSPENIRKQIFAWDIRLCELASEIVNKRKEIIKYLNTYTSDIYSRIAGSNHQLQLKYESKINQESDYSTKLLKILQENIELDKQRGFTGFGPHRDDLLISINDHDMRGVASRGETRSILLTLKIIETQILEDIHNTPPLLLLDDVFGELDGLRRKSLIEFISNNQAFITTTDADIISHNFTKNSTIITV, from the coding sequence ATGGTGCTTACATCGGTTAGATTACAAAACTATCGATCTTATCTAGATAGCTCCTTTGAATTTAACCCAAGTGTAAACATTATTGTTGGACCTAATGCTAGTGGTAAAACCAATCTTATTGACGCTTTATATCTATTGTCTACTGGGACACCAACAAAGAACTCCAAAGAACACATAGTTAATAACTCACAAGAATGGGCGCGAGTAGATCTATTAACAGATGATAATTCACAACGAACCGCTCGTCTTAAACGTGATGAAAACATTATATTCGATATTGACGGTAAGCGGTTTAAGAGACTTGCTGTAGATAGAAAAATACCGGTGGTGTTATTTGAACCAAATCACCTATATCAAATAACAACCTCGCCAGAACAGCGTCGGCTATTTATTGATGAAATACTAACAAAAACAGATAAGCAGTTTTCTTCGATTCGAAACAAATATACACAAACACTTAGACAACGAAACAGTTTGCTTAAACAGTCTCCAGAAAATATTAGAAAGCAAATTTTTGCCTGGGATATAAGACTTTGTGAGTTAGCGAGCGAAATCGTTAATAAACGAAAGGAAATAATCAAATATTTAAATACTTATACTAGTGATATATATAGTAGAATTGCTGGCAGTAATCATCAGCTTCAACTAAAATACGAAAGCAAGATAAACCAAGAAAGTGATTACTCAACAAAACTACTAAAAATACTACAGGAAAATATCGAATTAGATAAACAACGGGGGTTTACGGGGTTTGGGCCGCACCGAGATGATCTATTGATTAGTATAAATGATCATGATATGCGCGGAGTGGCGTCTCGAGGAGAAACAAGAAGTATCCTACTAACACTAAAGATTATAGAAACACAAATACTTGAAGATATACATAACACACCACCACTACTGTTATTAGATGATGTTTTTGGGGAGCTTGATGGATTACGGCGTAAAAGCCTGATTGAGTTTATATCAAATAACCAAGCCTTTATAACCACCACTGACGCCGATATTATTTCACACAACTTTACAAAGAATAGTACTATAATCACTGTTTAA
- a CDS encoding N-acetylmuramoyl-L-alanine amidase has translation MKKYVYFIVICLISSILVFQNTAFAISAEQKKLIDGGIMYYDYEQCDPSSSSVSLSGGSLDRFLQVLAYQESRGNPTIGAGGSSASGKYQYVSGTWKARASLYGPAGQYTSAGQAPEEVQDAVAYIEYTQVFNSLGGDFAKLAINHYLPAALTDPTRMDVVPNPEAGNKYTPRQYGNMMLENMQKGVGSDIPLKYKQAPEFDIWLQKVGGTSTPLASSSSSASSKIIALDPGHGAVVNNYIDPVTKLGDRETANSPEREDMQDVANQVKTQLEGLGYKVVMLKNLATDAVSKRQRIDLAKANKVDLGISLHSDSGSGSFEGWAEVWPQFVGGYRQSSSDQNIKVTFTNQEVADTSNSISDVFATERDKAERGGSGVTKKVVGQASSFSKDRGLPSFGDLSLMQLWADDIPWVYNEVGAPASGLTSDQKSKYASGIINSVRASMPPSGQDTTSECGSGSGSSMPQGNGDAIATALTYAWPDYRGRGFVTPKSEYAEAISRAKASRSYIGGIRYPGIDCGGFVTRVMLDSGYEPGYNNAGKGGATATQLQWARENWQLVGRGNTLSTIDLLPGDVAFRVTSSGANDGHTFMYVGTQAGFGDDIASASLDTRAPMAGRENPLSNDIEWYRKK, from the coding sequence ATGAAAAAGTATGTATATTTTATTGTGATATGCCTCATAAGCTCTATTCTTGTATTTCAAAACACCGCATTCGCAATTTCAGCCGAACAAAAGAAACTAATAGATGGTGGAATAATGTATTACGATTATGAACAATGTGACCCATCGTCTTCTTCTGTTAGTTTATCAGGAGGAAGTTTGGATCGATTCTTGCAAGTTTTGGCTTATCAAGAAAGCCGAGGAAATCCTACTATAGGAGCTGGCGGATCTTCTGCGTCCGGCAAGTATCAATACGTCAGTGGTACTTGGAAGGCTCGTGCATCATTGTATGGCCCAGCTGGTCAATACACAAGCGCAGGACAAGCACCAGAGGAGGTTCAAGATGCTGTTGCTTATATTGAATACACTCAGGTTTTCAATAGCCTGGGTGGAGACTTTGCAAAATTAGCCATTAACCACTATCTACCTGCTGCGTTGACCGACCCCACAAGGATGGATGTCGTACCTAATCCCGAAGCGGGCAATAAATACACTCCTAGACAATACGGAAATATGATGTTAGAAAATATGCAAAAGGGTGTAGGGTCTGACATACCTCTAAAATATAAACAGGCACCCGAATTTGATATTTGGCTACAGAAGGTTGGTGGTACATCCACACCTCTAGCTTCATCTTCATCTTCAGCATCTAGCAAAATTATCGCCCTAGATCCAGGACATGGTGCAGTTGTCAACAATTATATTGACCCCGTAACTAAACTTGGGGACAGAGAAACAGCAAACTCTCCTGAACGTGAAGACATGCAAGATGTAGCTAACCAAGTAAAGACTCAGCTTGAGGGTCTAGGCTATAAGGTAGTAATGCTAAAAAATTTGGCTACCGATGCTGTTTCTAAGCGCCAGAGGATAGATCTCGCTAAAGCAAATAAGGTTGATTTGGGAATTAGCCTTCATTCTGACTCTGGTTCAGGTAGTTTCGAGGGTTGGGCAGAGGTTTGGCCTCAATTTGTAGGAGGATATAGACAATCTTCTAGTGATCAAAATATTAAAGTTACCTTCACGAACCAAGAAGTTGCAGATACTAGCAATTCGATAAGTGATGTTTTTGCTACAGAACGTGATAAAGCCGAAAGAGGTGGGTCTGGAGTAACCAAAAAAGTGGTTGGCCAAGCAAGTTCATTTTCAAAAGATCGCGGACTACCATCATTTGGAGACTTGTCGTTAATGCAGTTGTGGGCAGATGATATTCCGTGGGTTTATAACGAGGTTGGAGCGCCCGCATCTGGACTAACTAGTGATCAAAAATCTAAATATGCCTCGGGCATTATAAATAGTGTGCGTGCATCAATGCCACCTAGCGGTCAAGATACTACATCAGAATGTGGTTCTGGATCCGGATCATCTATGCCACAAGGTAATGGTGACGCAATAGCAACAGCATTAACGTACGCTTGGCCCGACTATCGTGGCAGAGGGTTTGTTACACCCAAATCGGAGTATGCGGAAGCCATATCTAGGGCAAAAGCATCAAGATCATATATTGGAGGTATTAGATATCCGGGTATTGATTGTGGTGGATTTGTAACACGTGTAATGTTGGATAGTGGCTATGAACCAGGATACAATAATGCGGGGAAAGGGGGAGCTACAGCAACGCAATTGCAATGGGCAAGAGAAAACTGGCAACTAGTTGGTAGGGGTAATACTCTTTCGACAATAGACTTATTACCGGGAGATGTTGCTTTCAGAGTAACCTCGAGTGGGGCTAATGATGGCCATACGTTTATGTATGTTGGTACTCAGGCAGGTTTCGGTGATGATATAGCGTCGGCGTCATTGGACACTCGAGCACCTATGGCAGGTCGCGAGAACCCACTCTCGAATGACATAGAATGGTATAGAAAAAAATGA
- the dnaA gene encoding chromosomal replication initiator protein DnaA, with protein sequence MQESLWQAVLGEIELSVSRGSFVTWFKNTRIVKQKDGVFVIGVGNIFIKQQLEKKYDPLIKSTLEKNGMKPRAVEYKIVPVSAVHQKIDDSPVILTQDKKPKNNPVSANNALSHSYRQGLNTRYTFDTFIVGGANELAYAACQAIASNPGTKYNPLFLYGGVGIGKTHLIQAVGNEVIAKNSGARVVYVSTEQFVQEFLDAIRYKKNTDFAGYYRGADVLIIDDIQFIAGKEKTQEEFFHTFNALHQANKQIIISSDKPPKDIPTLEDRLRSRFAWGMSIDMQTPDFETRCAIIQTKAESRGIELPSDVVEYLSQGVRTNIRELEGVLNQLLAMCEMRGTSPDITMAKSLLSNTKNRPRHISSKQVVEKTAKYFHITTDEILGPKRDKDIVVPRQIAMYLLRSELHLSFPIIARELGRKDHTTALHSVEKISREMSADSYIRESINQIKERLYA encoded by the coding sequence ATGCAAGAATCGCTATGGCAAGCTGTTTTGGGTGAAATAGAACTGTCTGTTTCGCGTGGTAGTTTTGTCACCTGGTTTAAAAACACTCGTATAGTAAAACAAAAAGACGGCGTGTTTGTAATTGGTGTTGGAAATATATTTATAAAACAACAATTAGAAAAAAAGTACGACCCACTAATAAAGTCCACGCTAGAAAAAAATGGCATGAAGCCCAGAGCTGTGGAATACAAAATTGTACCTGTTTCTGCGGTACATCAAAAAATAGATGACTCACCTGTAATATTGACACAAGACAAAAAGCCTAAAAATAATCCAGTATCTGCCAACAATGCCTTGTCTCATAGCTACAGACAAGGGCTCAACACCCGTTATACCTTTGATACTTTTATTGTGGGTGGGGCAAACGAGCTAGCATATGCTGCCTGTCAAGCAATTGCCAGTAATCCAGGAACAAAATACAATCCTTTATTCCTCTATGGAGGGGTAGGAATAGGAAAAACCCACCTAATACAGGCGGTTGGTAACGAGGTCATTGCTAAAAACTCTGGCGCAAGGGTTGTTTATGTATCAACTGAGCAGTTTGTGCAAGAATTTTTAGATGCCATAAGATACAAGAAGAATACTGATTTTGCAGGATATTACAGAGGGGCTGATGTATTGATTATTGATGATATACAGTTCATTGCTGGGAAAGAGAAGACTCAAGAGGAGTTCTTTCATACGTTTAACGCTCTTCATCAAGCAAACAAGCAAATTATCATTAGTAGCGATAAACCACCAAAAGACATTCCTACACTTGAAGATCGCTTGCGATCTCGTTTTGCTTGGGGTATGAGCATAGATATGCAAACTCCGGATTTTGAAACGCGGTGCGCTATCATACAAACCAAGGCAGAGAGTCGTGGCATTGAACTACCTAGCGATGTTGTGGAGTACTTATCTCAAGGAGTCCGAACAAATATACGTGAGTTAGAAGGGGTATTAAATCAACTTTTAGCTATGTGCGAAATGCGTGGCACTTCACCAGATATTACTATGGCTAAAAGCTTGCTTAGTAACACAAAAAATAGGCCGCGTCATATTAGTTCAAAGCAAGTTGTTGAAAAAACCGCTAAATATTTTCACATAACAACCGATGAAATCCTTGGCCCAAAAAGAGATAAAGATATTGTGGTACCGAGGCAAATCGCAATGTATCTTCTTAGGAGTGAACTACATCTTAGTTTCCCAATAATTGCTAGAGAATTGGGCCGAAAAGACCACACTACCGCCCTCCATTCTGTTGAGAAGATTAGCCGAGAAATGTCAGCCGATAGTTATATTAGAGAGTCTATAAACCAAATTAAGGAGAGACTATATGCATAA
- the rpmH gene encoding 50S ribosomal protein L34 translates to MPKRTFQPKKRKRSREHGFFKRMATKAGQKVLKRRRLKGRKKLSA, encoded by the coding sequence ATGCCAAAAAGAACATTTCAACCGAAGAAGCGAAAAAGATCACGGGAACACGGGTTTTTTAAGCGCATGGCTACAAAAGCCGGACAAAAGGTTCTAAAACGACGGCGTCTAAAAGGCCGTAAAAAACTTTCAGCATAA
- the rnpA gene encoding ribonuclease P protein component: MIKKSHRFHGHKSLRFVMSKGRVVRDNNLALKYIYNNQHNKFRVAVVVSKKVSRSAVVRNRIRRRVYEAVRLQETQITKPIDLVFFVYSPTLKDIGFNNLEESISRLLKNTNR, from the coding sequence GTGATAAAAAAATCACATAGGTTTCATGGTCACAAAAGCCTAAGGTTTGTAATGTCAAAAGGTAGGGTTGTTAGAGACAACAACCTAGCGCTCAAGTATATCTACAACAACCAACATAACAAGTTTCGTGTGGCAGTGGTGGTTAGTAAAAAAGTCAGCAGATCCGCGGTGGTCAGGAACCGCATTAGAAGAAGAGTTTACGAGGCGGTTAGGTTACAGGAGACCCAAATCACTAAACCGATTGACCTAGTGTTTTTTGTATATAGTCCAACACTTAAGGATATAGGATTTAACAATCTAGAAGAGAGCATCTCTAGATTGTTAAAAAATACGAACCGGTAA
- the dnaN gene encoding DNA polymerase III subunit beta, protein MDLQVTQENLNKALNNVARVATGRTTLPILNNVLIQTTNNQLRISATNLDIAISQQIGTKIKTEGSLTVPARLFQDFVSNLPKTTISLKQNENRLHLSAENYKSIINGTAIDDYPIMPALQSEESFTISAQEMKQALQQVIFSASSDESRPVLTAVYLYSYNGKLIIVATDSYRLAEKTIGDIDKEVKLLIPVSAMGDLLRIINDQSGDIKVSYDEQQVCFKVDNIELIARLIEGNYPDYKKLIPENFSKKAVVSKKELLTITKISGLFSRENAGSINVLISENSQSLSVKSIASQVGENESKTQGEVIGEGDITLNSRYLLDGLQAIEGEDVSFCFNEKLEAIIIKNEIISNYVHVIMPLKS, encoded by the coding sequence ATGGATCTTCAAGTTACACAAGAAAACTTAAACAAGGCACTTAATAATGTTGCTCGAGTAGCGACTGGTCGAACTACCCTACCGATACTAAATAACGTACTAATACAGACAACCAACAACCAGCTTCGAATTTCGGCTACAAACCTTGATATAGCGATATCTCAACAGATTGGTACGAAAATCAAAACAGAAGGCTCTCTAACTGTCCCTGCTCGGCTTTTTCAAGACTTTGTAAGTAACTTACCAAAAACCACTATTTCCCTGAAACAAAACGAAAACAGACTACATTTATCTGCGGAAAACTACAAATCTATAATAAATGGTACTGCTATTGATGACTATCCAATAATGCCGGCTCTACAAAGCGAAGAAAGTTTTACGATATCAGCTCAAGAAATGAAACAGGCTTTACAACAGGTAATATTCTCCGCTTCCAGTGACGAATCACGGCCCGTGTTAACTGCAGTCTACCTCTATAGCTATAATGGCAAGTTAATTATTGTAGCAACCGATAGTTATCGTTTAGCAGAAAAGACTATTGGTGATATAGATAAAGAAGTTAAATTATTGATACCTGTGTCTGCGATGGGTGATCTACTCCGTATTATCAACGATCAATCTGGTGATATAAAAGTTTCGTATGATGAACAGCAAGTGTGTTTTAAAGTGGATAATATTGAGCTCATCGCTAGGCTAATAGAAGGAAACTATCCGGATTACAAAAAGCTCATACCAGAAAATTTCTCCAAAAAGGCTGTTGTTAGTAAAAAAGAGTTATTAACAATAACAAAAATATCAGGGCTTTTTTCTAGAGAAAACGCTGGCAGTATTAATGTTTTGATATCTGAAAATAGTCAATCACTATCTGTTAAATCTATAGCGTCACAAGTAGGAGAAAATGAGTCTAAGACCCAAGGGGAAGTTATTGGTGAAGGAGATATTACACTAAATTCAAGATACCTACTTGATGGACTACAAGCAATAGAAGGAGAAGATGTTAGTTTTTGTTTTAATGAAAAGCTAGAAGCAATAATTATTAAGAACGAAATAATAAGTAACTATGTTCATGTAATCATGCCACTTAAAAGCTAG
- a CDS encoding PEGA domain-containing protein gives MKKYYLLFLLIFTCVGLSIVYALIVLDRNDGLKLVINTLPEDANITINDKPGKRGSNPLPPGRYTIRVSKDGFSSNTEIIELKTEQKKLNISLTPTSAEAKEWAKKNNEKYMEFEKISGYELQKEGEELANNNPIVKFLPFRMPDYDIEYRMSEDDKVIVDVYAGNSEFRNIAINTIKSWGIDPGDYQINFINYNNPLSEGLGGE, from the coding sequence ATGAAAAAGTATTATTTGTTGTTTTTATTAATATTTACGTGTGTTGGTTTATCTATTGTTTACGCCCTGATTGTATTAGATAGAAATGATGGGTTAAAGCTAGTTATTAATACACTTCCCGAGGATGCTAACATCACTATCAACGATAAGCCAGGAAAACGTGGATCAAACCCCCTTCCACCAGGTAGATACACAATTAGGGTTTCTAAAGATGGATTCTCGTCAAACACAGAAATCATAGAACTTAAGACGGAGCAAAAGAAACTTAATATTTCGCTAACACCAACCTCTGCTGAAGCAAAGGAATGGGCTAAAAAAAATAATGAAAAGTATATGGAGTTTGAGAAAATTTCTGGCTATGAACTGCAAAAAGAGGGTGAAGAACTAGCTAACAATAATCCTATAGTTAAGTTTCTTCCTTTTAGGATGCCAGACTATGATATAGAATATCGAATGTCAGAAGATGATAAAGTGATCGTCGATGTATACGCAGGAAACTCCGAGTTTCGAAACATAGCCATAAATACAATAAAGAGTTGGGGTATTGATCCTGGAGATTATCAAATTAATTTTATCAACTACAATAATCCTCTGTCTGAAGGGTTAGGGGGTGAATAA